In Castanea sativa cultivar Marrone di Chiusa Pesio chromosome 6, ASM4071231v1, a single window of DNA contains:
- the LOC142641724 gene encoding WAT1-related protein At2g39510-like, producing MCMESLTRLFCQVKLLLAVILLQFGYAGLSIIVKFALNQGMNHYVLVAYRMSIATAVIAPFAIVLERKSRPKMTSSIIVKAMLLGLFDPVLDQNLFYLGMKYTDTSFTSAMCNILPAFAFFMAWVFRLEMVNIRSLHSQAKILGTIVAVGGALFMTLIKGPTLNLLWTEGRNPHDQSASDAQKQDLMKGALIIIASCFFWSCFIILQALTLKSYPAKLSLTTLICISGMVEGTIVALAFEKGNAAAWSIHWDYKLLASVYGGILSGVAYYTMGVITERRGPVFYTAFNPLCTVIVAILGSIIFAEEMNLGRVIGAVVIVIGLYLVLWGKRKEDQPTPVSHCDTEAPNEQKMAILTESMGTLNHVGINIT from the exons ATGTgtatggagtccttgactcgcTTATTTTGTCAGGTGAAGCTACTTTTGGCTGTGATTCTTTTGCAGTTTGGCTATGCAGGGTTGTCCATTATCGTCAAATTTGCTTTGAACCAGGGGATGAATCATTATGTACTAGTTGCCTACAGGATGTCCATTGCCACTGCTGTTATTGCTCCTTTCGCTATTGTTCTAGAAAG GAAATCAAGGCCAAAGATGACCTCCTCTATAATAGTCAAGGCAATGTTGCTAGGTTTGTTTGA CCCTGTGCTTGACCAGAACCTATTCTATCTTGGGATGAAGTACACAGATACCTCTTTCACATCTGCCATGTGCAATATCCTTCCTGCCTTTGCATTTTTCATGGCTTGGGTATTTAG GCTCGAGATGGTCAATATTAGGAGTCTGCATAGCCAGGCAAAGATATTGGGAACCATAGTGGCGGTTGGAGGAGCATTGTTTATGACTCTAATTAAAGGACCCACTCTAAATCTGCTATGGACAGAAGGAAGAAACCCTCATGATCAATCTGCTAGTGATGCACAAAAGCAAGATCTCATGAAGGGTGCTTTGATAatcatagcatcttgtttcttCTGGTCTTGCTTCATCATTCTTCAA GCATTAACGCTGAAATCGTATCCTGCCAAGCTCTCACTTACAACTTTGATTTGCATTTCGGGCATGGTCGAAGGCACCATAGTGGCCTTGGCATTTGAAAAGGGCAATGCTGCAGCGTGGTCCATTCACTGGGATTACAAATTACTAGCTAGTGTTTATGGG GGAATACTCTCTGGAGTTGCTTATTATACCATGGGAGTGATCACAGAAAGAAGGGGACCAGTTTTCTACACTGCTTTTAATCCTCTATGCACAGTCATTGTAGCAATTTTGGGGTCCATCATATTTGCAGAGGAAATGAATTTAGGAAG GGTTATTGGAGCAGTTGTCATTGTAATCGGCTTATATTTGGTTCTATGGGGTAAGAGGAAGGAGGATCAACCTACACCTGTGTCACACTGTGATACAGAAGCACCAAACGAACAGAAAATGGCTATACTTACTGAGAGTATGGGTACTTTAAATCATGTTGGAATCAACATCACATAG